Below is a window of Chryseobacterium indicum DNA.
AAATTCCGCTTCCTGCCGCCAAACCAATGTATGTTTTTACGTTTGTCGGATGATAAGAAGTGTTGAAACCGCCCATTGGAGGCATTACTTCAAGAATTTCATCCATGTGAAGATGTTCATTGAAATAACCGGAAACTTTTCCGCCTTCCAATAATTTCACTAAAACTTCCAGCGTGTTGCTTTTTTCACTTGGCGCATTACAGATGGAGTAAGAACGTCTTTCTTCATTTCCGTTGATCATCATTCGGAAATTAAGATACTGCCCCTGTTTGAATCTGAATTTATCTTTCAGTTCTTCAGGGATTTCAACCGCTACATTTACTGCATCGTTGGTATCTTTCTGAACTTTTACCGTTTTAAGTTTATAAAATGAATTCATTTATTTTTTAAGTATTCTGTTAATTTTTCCACCTTCGCATTTCGGAAGACTGTCCTGAGCATGAACTTTCACTTTTGTGGTAATTCCTACCCTCTTTTTTATTTCGTTTTCTATACTTTTTCCGAAGCTTCCGACAAAAATAGCATAATCGTCGGTATTTTGATTTAAATTTTTCGAGGCAATCAATTCATCACCAATCTCAACATCAATATCCAGTGCAACGCACATTTGCTCCTTTTCAACAGGTGTTAAATAATAGTTTGGAACTACGCCTTCTACATGAGAAAATGCTTCTTCAATCTGACTTGGATAAACATTCACCCCTCTTACAATCAGCATATCATCGGCTCTTCCCAGAATCGGACGCATTTTCACCATCGTTCTTTTACCATTTTCGTCATAGTAAAGACTTGTGATATCATTTGTCCAGTAACGCAAAAGCGGCATTGCTTTCTTCGTTAAAGTGGTAATCACCAAAACGCCTTCTTCACCAAACGGAACGGGCTCTTTTGTAACCGGATCGAGAATTTCGGGATAAAAATGGTCTTCCCAAATGTAAGAACCTCCTTTTTCCTCAAAATCTTCCATCGAAACTCCGGGTCCGATAATTTCGCTTAATCCGTAAATATTGGTTGCATGAACACCTAATCTTTCTTCAATATGCTGTCTGATTAATTCTGTCCAAGGTTCTGATCCCAAAACGGCATATTTTAAACTGATTTCTTCTGCCGTGATTCCTCTTTTTGCAAATTCATCAGCAATGGTTAAAGCGTAAGATGGCGAACAGCAGATTACTTCCGGCTGAAAATCCATAATCAGATCAACCTGTCTTGCCGTCATTCCTCCCGAAATCGGAAGAACGCTCATTCCCAGTTTTTCTGCTCCGTAGTGCAGTCCCAGTCCGCCCGTGAAAATTCCGTAACCATATGCATTATGCAACTGCATTCCCGGTTTCGCGCCTGCTGCATTTAAAGATCTCGCCACGACTTCGCTGAATAAATCAACATCTTCTTTTGTATATCCCACTACCGTTGGTTTTCCCGTTGTTCCGCTTGAACAGTGAATTCTCTGCAGTTCATTTTTCGGAACGGTAAACAAACCAAACGGATAGTTGTCTCTCAAATCCTGTTTGTAGGTTATCGGAAGTTTGGTAATATCTTCGATCGACCTTATTTCCTGTGGAGATATTTCTGATTCTTTAAATTTTCTTTTATAAAATTCCGACTTCTCCCCAAGATAGCCTACCAAATTTGCCAACCGCTCAGACTGAAGCTGTCTCAACTGATCGAGCTTAAGATATTCAACACCAAAATCCATAACTAACTAACATTTGTTAGGTGTAAATTTAAAAAGATTTTGGAACGTGACAAAATTTTTATGATTTTCGTCAGATTTTTAATGATTCTAAATAATTAGGGCTAAGATTGAGGTTTAGCTTAAATATAATTTTGTCATTCTGTACATAGACAGAAAGTCTACGAACACAGTTCGGAAGTGAAGTGAAGAATCTGTTTTTACTTAATGTTTAATAGATTTCTCCTTCGTCGAAATGACAGCTTACTGCATGAAATATTGTTATTCAGAACGGAACAAAGTAAAGTGTGGAATGTAAGCGAAGTTTTCATTACAGCTGTCGAAATTTCTACGGAATGACAATAATAATTTTAAATAATCTTAAAATAATTGTTGAGATTCTTCCTTCGTCAGAATGACAGTTAAACGGTTTATTTCTTTTGATTTCCCAGCAAACCGAAAAGAATTTTATCCCTTATTTCATCGGTGATATCCGAACCGGATTCTATATTTCTTTTAAACCAAAAATAGGAGTTGTTTAAAGTATGGAGAATAAATCTAGTGGTAAAAGCGGGTGATCTCAATTCCCAGTTTTCAGCGGTATAAATTTCAGAAATCAGCTGTTCGACTTCCTGCTGATAATTTTTTCTTAATTCGATGAATTCGGGCAGCCTTTCTTCCAGATGCTTCCACTCATTGGAATAAATGTGTGTGACATCACGGTTTTTCAGAACAACCGACAAATGTTTTTCAATGAAAAGATTGAGCTTTTCCTTTGGTGGAATATTGGTGTTTTTTACTTGCTGAAGTTCATCAAAAAACTCCTGCGCAATGCCGAAACAGATCCATTCCAGAATTTCTTCCTTTGAGCGGATGTGTGCATATAAAGAAGCCGCTTTGATATTCAGTCTGGTTGCCAAATCACGAACAGAACTTCCCATGTAGCCTTTCTCCTTGAAAAGTTCCACGGCAACATCTAAAATTTTCTTCTGTTTTTCTTTAAGCTCCATTTGTAAAAACGCAAAAGTAATTATTTTGATTTTAATATTTGATTTTGAGAAGATGATTTTTAAACTAAAAATTAAAAGCTAAACACTGCTTTTTCAAAATGATGAAATGAAAAAATTAAACTTTCTAAACACAAAAGATTTAAACACTTTAGTTTCTTAAGTTTAATACTTAAATGAAAAAAAGAGCACATAAGTTAAAAAAATCAAAGATTTTTTCTCTTTGCAGACTTTTGAAATGCTTTAAACAAATCCAATAAAGTCTTTTGGTACCTTTTGCGGTTAAATTTAAAATGAGTTTGAATAAACTTACTATTTTAAACCATTAAGAAGATTTAAGATGTTAAGTTTAATTAAGAAAAAATCAATAGATTTTTAATAAGCATTATTTTGGAAAGCGAAGCAATTCTTAAATATTCTAAACTTCTTAATTAAAATCTTAATGGTTCAATCAAAAAATAAGGTTAGACGTATTTTGAGATTCACCAAATCTGACGGTTCTTCCGATAATTTTCACTCAAATTCTTCGAATCGGAAATTTTGTCTTTCCAAAATAGATTAAAAATAAAGATTTCGGAAATTTTGTCCAATATTTTTAAAAATTCAACAATAGAATACTTTTTGCGATAATGTACCCGAATTAAATGATTAAATAAAGATTAAGGGCATCAGAAATTAGAAAATCTGATTAAAAAATTAACATTTATTTGACTCTTATGGTCTGAAATCTGATGTCTAAAATCTAAAATTGGAAACTAAAAATTAAAGAATCAAAAATATACAAAATATGAATTTAAATCAATATACCGTAAAATCTCAGGAAGCGATTCAGGCTGCACAACAGGTGGCAATGGA
It encodes the following:
- a CDS encoding phenylacetate--CoA ligase family protein; protein product: MDFGVEYLKLDQLRQLQSERLANLVGYLGEKSEFYKRKFKESEISPQEIRSIEDITKLPITYKQDLRDNYPFGLFTVPKNELQRIHCSSGTTGKPTVVGYTKEDVDLFSEVVARSLNAAGAKPGMQLHNAYGYGIFTGGLGLHYGAEKLGMSVLPISGGMTARQVDLIMDFQPEVICCSPSYALTIADEFAKRGITAEEISLKYAVLGSEPWTELIRQHIEERLGVHATNIYGLSEIIGPGVSMEDFEEKGGSYIWEDHFYPEILDPVTKEPVPFGEEGVLVITTLTKKAMPLLRYWTNDITSLYYDENGKRTMVKMRPILGRADDMLIVRGVNVYPSQIEEAFSHVEGVVPNYYLTPVEKEQMCVALDIDVEIGDELIASKNLNQNTDDYAIFVGSFGKSIENEIKKRVGITTKVKVHAQDSLPKCEGGKINRILKK
- a CDS encoding TetR/AcrR family transcriptional regulator, whose product is MELKEKQKKILDVAVELFKEKGYMGSSVRDLATRLNIKAASLYAHIRSKEEILEWICFGIAQEFFDELQQVKNTNIPPKEKLNLFIEKHLSVVLKNRDVTHIYSNEWKHLEERLPEFIELRKNYQQEVEQLISEIYTAENWELRSPAFTTRFILHTLNNSYFWFKRNIESGSDITDEIRDKILFGLLGNQKK